Proteins from a genomic interval of Polaribacter sejongensis:
- a CDS encoding acyl-CoA desaturase produces the protein MAVVIFIIVLWYGGLFFQSFFLHRYAAHQVFTMSKTMEKITFILTWVFQGSSYLSAYGYGIMHRMHHAYTDTEKDPHSPSYDANMFAMMWKTKTIYQDINEQRIAIDDRFTKNVPQWKSFDTFAGSRFSRLLWITFYILFFVFFVTAWWQWLLLPIAFLMAPIHGVIINWFGHIYGYVNFKMKNTSKNLFHFDFLMMGEGYHNNHHKHASSPNFGVKWHEIDMTYVIIKVLDFFGLIKLKSINVKN, from the coding sequence ATGGCAGTAGTTATTTTTATTATAGTGCTTTGGTATGGAGGTTTGTTTTTTCAATCTTTCTTTTTACATCGTTATGCAGCACATCAAGTATTTACCATGTCTAAAACCATGGAAAAAATCACTTTTATTTTAACTTGGGTTTTTCAAGGATCTAGTTATTTAAGTGCTTACGGATACGGAATTATGCACAGAATGCATCATGCATATACAGACACAGAAAAAGATCCACATTCACCTTCTTACGATGCAAATATGTTTGCAATGATGTGGAAAACGAAAACTATTTATCAAGATATTAATGAGCAACGCATTGCTATTGATGATCGTTTTACTAAAAATGTACCACAATGGAAATCTTTTGATACTTTTGCTGGTTCTCGTTTTTCTCGTTTACTTTGGATTACCTTTTACATTCTATTCTTTGTCTTTTTTGTAACCGCTTGGTGGCAATGGTTGTTATTACCTATCGCTTTTTTAATGGCGCCAATTCACGGTGTGATTATTAACTGGTTCGGACACATTTACGGCTATGTAAACTTCAAAATGAAGAACACAAGTAAGAACCTTTTTCACTTCGATTTCCTTATGATGGGCGAAGGTTATCACAACAATCACCACAAACATGCTAGTAGTCCAAATTTTGGAGTTAAATGGCACGAAATAGATATGACTTATGTAATTATTAAGGTTTTAGACTTTTTTGGACTTATAAAATTGAAGTCTATAAACGTTAAGAATTAA
- a CDS encoding Crp/Fnr family transcriptional regulator — MKQIKAYLQQIANISQEDWDFFTSKLQPRVIKKKAVFLKLNEIENHISFIESGVVRLYIPKENPEKEITFGFSFKDQFISAYDSFLTRKPSAYELQALTETTILSVSYTDLQEIYKKTQIGNLIGRLTAERLFLIKSSREQNLLNLTAEERYLKLFKDRPEILKEIPLKYVSSYIGVTAQALSRIRKRI; from the coding sequence TTGAAACAGATAAAAGCATACTTACAGCAAATAGCCAACATATCTCAAGAAGATTGGGACTTTTTTACGTCTAAATTGCAGCCTCGTGTTATTAAAAAGAAAGCTGTTTTCTTAAAATTAAACGAAATTGAAAACCATATTTCATTTATAGAATCTGGTGTGGTACGCTTGTATATCCCTAAAGAAAATCCTGAAAAAGAAATTACTTTTGGATTTAGTTTTAAAGACCAATTTATTAGTGCTTATGATTCTTTTTTAACCAGAAAACCTTCTGCTTATGAACTACAAGCACTCACAGAAACTACCATATTAAGTGTTTCTTACACCGATTTACAAGAAATTTATAAAAAAACCCAAATTGGTAATTTAATAGGAAGATTAACCGCAGAACGACTGTTTTTAATCAAATCTAGCAGAGAACAAAATCTATTAAACCTAACTGCAGAAGAACGTTATCTTAAATTATTTAAAGACCGTCCAGAAATTTTAAAAGAAATCCCTTTAAAATATGTCAGTTCTTATATTGGTGTTACCGCACAGGCTTTAAGCCGAATTAGAAAACGTATTTAA
- a CDS encoding DEAD/DEAH box helicase, which translates to MSKTFSSLGIHKELEARLAKLEITVPTAVQEKTIPFILHKKKDMVVLAKTGTGKTAAFGLPLLQKIKADETHIQVLILAPTRELGHQIYDNLLSFSSDEQKEKIVSICGGIPIKPQIEAIKKKPSIVIATPGRLVDLMKREAIDITKINYFVLDEADEMVSALKEEVDAIIKEIPNVRRTLLFTATMPGTIKQLIQNYMSKHVEHIETDMDSVGHKGIDHQYVVVEPIEKLNVLMHFLSTKEGERGIIFCKTKAAVNKLAKNLAINKFSSGALHGSLTQGIRDRVMGQFREGNIDILVATDLAARGIDVKEISYVVNYHLPDKYETYVHRSGRTARAGATGLSLSVIQPEELEEIPEFEEDLGLVFKEYKKADAQSIEDNNTILWAKKVFKAKPNRAISEDLKAEIKTIFHHLTKEELVDKVLSNYLAQTASAKTKPEVIKKKKKK; encoded by the coding sequence ATGTCAAAAACTTTTTCATCTTTAGGAATTCATAAAGAATTAGAAGCACGTTTAGCAAAATTAGAAATTACAGTTCCTACTGCGGTTCAAGAAAAAACCATTCCTTTTATCTTGCATAAAAAGAAAGATATGGTGGTTTTAGCAAAAACAGGAACGGGAAAAACAGCTGCTTTTGGTTTGCCTTTATTGCAAAAAATTAAAGCTGATGAAACACATATTCAAGTTTTAATTTTAGCTCCTACAAGAGAATTAGGTCATCAGATATATGACAATTTACTTTCTTTTTCTTCGGATGAACAAAAGGAGAAAATTGTTTCTATTTGTGGAGGAATCCCAATAAAACCGCAGATTGAAGCGATTAAAAAGAAGCCTAGTATTGTAATTGCAACTCCAGGTAGATTGGTAGATTTAATGAAACGTGAAGCGATTGATATTACAAAAATCAATTACTTTGTTTTAGATGAAGCAGATGAAATGGTAAGCGCTTTAAAGGAAGAAGTAGATGCTATTATAAAAGAAATTCCGAATGTTAGAAGAACATTGTTGTTTACAGCAACAATGCCTGGAACAATCAAGCAATTGATACAAAACTATATGTCTAAACACGTAGAACATATAGAAACGGATATGGATTCTGTTGGACATAAAGGCATCGATCATCAATATGTGGTGGTAGAACCGATAGAAAAATTGAATGTTTTAATGCACTTTTTATCGACTAAAGAAGGAGAACGCGGAATTATTTTCTGTAAAACCAAAGCTGCCGTTAATAAATTAGCTAAAAATTTAGCGATTAATAAATTTTCATCAGGTGCTTTACACGGTAGTTTAACTCAAGGGATTCGTGATCGAGTAATGGGACAATTTAGAGAAGGAAATATCGATATTTTGGTGGCTACAGATTTAGCTGCTCGTGGTATTGATGTAAAAGAAATTTCTTACGTAGTAAATTACCATTTACCAGATAAATATGAAACGTATGTGCATAGAAGCGGTAGAACGGCTAGGGCAGGAGCAACGGGGCTTTCTTTAAGTGTGATACAACCAGAAGAATTAGAAGAAATTCCTGAATTTGAAGAAGATTTAGGGTTGGTTTTTAAAGAATATAAAAAAGCAGATGCACAAAGTATTGAAGATAACAATACCATTCTTTGGGCTAAAAAAGTGTTTAAAGCAAAACCAAATCGTGCTATTTCAGAAGATTTAAAAGCAGAGATTAAAACGATATTTCATCATTTAACCAAAGAAGAATTGGTAGATAAAGTTTTGTCTAATTATTTAGCACAAACAGCTAGTGCAAAGACAAAACCAGAGGTAATTAAAAAGAAGAAAAAGAAATAA
- the scpA gene encoding methylmalonyl-CoA mutase encodes MKPDFSDIKINSAVKQTVAASENKDVWNTPEGIPVKKQFTKEDIAEAEHLGFAAGVPPFLRGPYSAMYAMRPWTIRQYAGFSTAEESNAFYRRNLAAGQKGLSVAFDLATHRGYDSDHPRVTGDVGKAGVAIDSILDMEILFDQIPLDKMSVSMTMNGAVLPIMAFYIAAAKKQGVSLDKLAGTIQNDILKEFMVRNTYIYPPLPSMKIIGDIFDYTTKNMPKFNSISISGYHMQEAGATADIELAYTLADGMEYIRTGLKSGLKIDEFAPRLSFFWAVGMNHFMEIAKMRAARMLWAKIIKQFNPKNPKSMALRTHSQTSGWSLSEQDPFNNVSRTCIEAMAATLGGTQSLHTNALDEAIALPTDFSARIARNTQIFIQDETQMTKSVDPWAGSYYVEYLTQEIAKKAWKLIEEVEELGGMAKAIETGVPKLRIEEASARKQARLDSGQDILVGVNKFQTKEKTNIEILDVDNTVVRDSQIARLNKMKAERNSELVKANLKALEDCAGNGKGNLLELAVIAAENFATLGEISDALEVHFGRHKADTKLISGVYGKEVNNDSTFAKAQKLTDKFAEIEGRRPRVMIAKMGQDGHDRGAKVVASSFADLGFDVDMGSLFQTPEEVAKQAIENDVHFVGASSLAAGHKTLIPQLIGELEKLGRPDIMVFAGGVIPAQDYDYLLERKVVAIFGPGTVISESAITIMEKYLEQE; translated from the coding sequence ATGAAACCAGATTTTTCAGATATAAAAATAAATTCAGCTGTTAAACAAACAGTGGCAGCTTCAGAGAATAAAGATGTTTGGAATACTCCTGAAGGAATTCCTGTAAAAAAACAATTTACAAAAGAAGATATTGCAGAGGCAGAACATTTAGGTTTTGCTGCTGGTGTGCCTCCTTTTTTAAGAGGTCCATATAGTGCCATGTATGCCATGCGTCCTTGGACGATTCGTCAATACGCAGGTTTTTCTACTGCGGAAGAGTCAAACGCTTTTTACAGAAGAAATTTAGCAGCAGGTCAAAAAGGACTTTCCGTTGCTTTTGATTTGGCTACACACCGTGGTTACGATTCAGATCATCCGCGTGTAACGGGAGATGTTGGTAAAGCCGGTGTTGCCATAGATTCTATTTTAGATATGGAAATTTTGTTCGATCAAATTCCGTTAGATAAAATGTCAGTTTCTATGACAATGAATGGTGCCGTTTTACCAATTATGGCCTTTTACATTGCAGCCGCAAAAAAACAAGGTGTTTCTTTAGATAAACTTGCTGGAACGATTCAGAATGATATTTTAAAAGAATTTATGGTGCGTAATACATACATTTATCCACCATTACCTTCTATGAAAATTATTGGTGATATTTTTGATTACACCACTAAAAATATGCCGAAGTTTAACTCTATTTCTATTTCTGGTTACCACATGCAAGAAGCAGGTGCAACAGCAGATATTGAATTGGCGTATACTTTAGCAGACGGAATGGAATACATTAGAACCGGATTAAAATCTGGTTTAAAAATTGATGAATTTGCGCCTCGTTTATCATTTTTCTGGGCGGTAGGAATGAATCATTTTATGGAAATTGCTAAAATGCGTGCTGCACGTATGCTTTGGGCAAAAATTATAAAACAATTCAATCCTAAAAATCCAAAATCGATGGCATTGCGTACGCATAGTCAGACTTCTGGTTGGAGTTTAAGTGAGCAGGATCCTTTTAATAATGTGTCTCGTACTTGTATTGAAGCAATGGCGGCAACGTTAGGAGGAACACAGTCTTTACACACCAATGCATTAGATGAAGCAATTGCTTTACCAACAGATTTCTCTGCAAGAATTGCACGTAACACGCAAATTTTTATTCAAGACGAAACCCAAATGACTAAATCTGTAGATCCTTGGGCGGGTTCTTATTATGTGGAGTATTTAACTCAAGAAATTGCGAAGAAAGCTTGGAAATTGATTGAAGAAGTTGAAGAGCTCGGTGGTATGGCAAAGGCTATTGAAACCGGAGTTCCAAAATTACGAATCGAAGAAGCTTCTGCTCGTAAACAAGCTCGTTTAGATTCTGGTCAGGATATTTTAGTTGGAGTGAATAAATTTCAAACAAAAGAAAAAACAAACATAGAAATTTTAGATGTTGATAATACGGTTGTAAGAGATTCTCAAATTGCACGATTAAATAAAATGAAAGCTGAACGTAATTCTGAATTGGTTAAAGCTAATTTAAAAGCGTTAGAAGATTGTGCCGGAAACGGAAAAGGAAATTTATTAGAACTAGCAGTTATTGCTGCCGAAAATTTTGCTACATTAGGTGAAATATCTGATGCTTTAGAAGTTCATTTTGGAAGACATAAAGCAGATACTAAATTGATAAGTGGAGTGTACGGAAAAGAAGTAAATAACGATAGTACGTTTGCGAAAGCGCAAAAATTAACGGATAAGTTTGCAGAAATTGAAGGCCGTAGACCAAGAGTTATGATTGCAAAAATGGGTCAAGATGGGCATGATAGAGGAGCAAAAGTAGTTGCTTCTAGTTTTGCCGATTTAGGTTTTGATGTAGATATGGGATCTTTATTTCAAACTCCAGAAGAAGTAGCAAAACAAGCTATTGAAAACGATGTACATTTTGTAGGAGCGTCTAGTTTAGCGGCTGGTCATAAAACGTTAATTCCGCAATTAATTGGCGAATTAGAAAAATTAGGAAGACCAGATATTATGGTTTTTGCAGGAGGTGTAATTCCTGCACAAGATTATGATTATCTATTAGAAAGAAAAGTAGTCGCTATTTTTGGTCCTGGTACTGTAATTTCTGAATCTGCTATTACGATTATGGAAAAATATTTAGAACAAGAATAA
- the meaB gene encoding methylmalonyl Co-A mutase-associated GTPase MeaB: protein MKNYKPKKRLPAQAYIDGILKGDRVILSRAITIIESNLESDKSLAKEIVQEILPSSGKSIRIGITGVPGVGKSTFIEVFGLHLVKLGHKVAILSIDPSSQRSRGSILGDKTRMDELSVLQEAYIRPSASGDTLGGVSNKTGETMLLCEAAGYDVILIETVGVGQSETAVHGMTDFFLLLMLAGAGDELQGIKKGIMEMADMVVINKADGDNITMSKLAKRQYQNALHIFPASESGWTPVASTASAIKNIGIDKVWDEILNFKKLVDENGFFLKNRNHQQIKWMYNNINEELKHLFYGSKNIKRELSELEKDIVTAKISPVKAAQQIIDEFKNSFKLN, encoded by the coding sequence ATGAAAAACTACAAGCCAAAAAAAAGACTACCTGCACAAGCTTATATAGATGGTATTTTAAAAGGTGATAGAGTAATTCTGTCTAGGGCAATTACTATTATTGAAAGTAATTTAGAAAGCGACAAAAGTTTAGCAAAGGAAATAGTTCAAGAGATATTACCAAGTTCAGGGAAATCCATACGAATTGGTATTACAGGAGTTCCTGGCGTTGGTAAAAGTACTTTTATTGAAGTCTTTGGGTTGCATTTGGTGAAATTAGGACATAAAGTTGCCATTTTATCTATAGATCCAAGTAGTCAGCGCTCTCGCGGAAGTATTTTAGGTGATAAAACGAGGATGGATGAATTATCAGTTTTGCAAGAAGCCTATATTAGACCTTCCGCATCTGGCGACACTTTAGGTGGTGTTTCTAATAAAACTGGAGAAACCATGTTACTTTGTGAAGCAGCAGGTTACGATGTTATTTTAATCGAAACCGTTGGTGTTGGTCAGTCTGAAACTGCGGTACACGGAATGACAGATTTCTTTTTATTGTTGATGTTGGCTGGTGCTGGTGATGAATTGCAAGGAATAAAAAAAGGAATTATGGAAATGGCAGATATGGTTGTTATTAATAAGGCCGATGGTGATAATATTACCATGAGTAAACTAGCTAAAAGACAATACCAAAACGCACTACATATTTTTCCGGCTTCAGAGTCTGGTTGGACTCCTGTTGCAAGTACTGCTTCAGCCATAAAAAACATTGGAATTGATAAAGTTTGGGATGAAATTTTAAACTTTAAAAAATTAGTTGATGAGAATGGATTTTTCTTAAAAAACAGAAACCATCAACAAATAAAATGGATGTATAACAATATTAATGAAGAATTGAAACACTTGTTTTATGGTTCAAAAAATATTAAAAGAGAACTTTCAGAATTAGAAAAAGATATTGTCACAGCTAAAATTTCGCCTGTAAAAGCAGCCCAACAAATTATAGATGAATTCAAAAATTCTTTTAAATTGAATTAA
- a CDS encoding acyl-[acyl-carrier-protein] thioesterase → MIFDNYFDRQFELRYFEMNNKGLARPTTILALLEETAAEHSHSIGHSLFDLLEKNVGWVLVSGVLQMNRYPNYREKITIRTWLSHYSFIKGYRENIIYDENNNIIGSAKGLWVFFDIDKRKPIPIFNEIKEKWSLLNKHAINRNIKQKIIAVESPHHTKQFRVNRYDTDSNKHVNNIRYLQWVIESIPEEVTDNYFLHEIDGRFIAEAKFGDTILSLTQGLETKNSFAHTIKIKGSDTICATAKTLWKPY, encoded by the coding sequence ATGATATTTGATAATTATTTTGACAGACAATTTGAATTGAGGTATTTTGAAATGAATAATAAAGGATTAGCAAGGCCAACAACTATTTTGGCTTTGTTAGAAGAAACTGCTGCAGAGCATTCTCATTCCATAGGACATAGTTTATTTGATCTCTTAGAAAAAAATGTAGGTTGGGTATTAGTTTCTGGTGTTTTACAAATGAATCGTTATCCTAACTATAGAGAAAAAATAACCATTAGAACTTGGCTCTCCCACTACTCTTTTATCAAAGGTTATAGAGAAAATATTATTTACGATGAAAACAATAATATTATAGGAAGTGCAAAAGGTTTATGGGTTTTCTTTGACATCGATAAAAGAAAACCAATTCCTATTTTTAATGAAATTAAAGAAAAATGGTCTTTACTTAATAAGCACGCTATCAATCGTAATATCAAGCAAAAGATAATTGCTGTAGAATCACCTCATCATACAAAACAATTTAGAGTCAATCGTTATGATACAGATTCCAACAAACACGTAAATAATATTCGATATTTACAATGGGTTATTGAATCGATTCCGGAAGAAGTTACAGATAATTACTTTTTACATGAAATTGATGGTCGTTTTATTGCTGAAGCAAAGTTTGGAGACACCATTCTATCTTTAACGCAAGGACTTGAAACAAAAAATTCTTTTGCACATACTATAAAAATTAAAGGAAGCGATACCATTTGTGCTACTGCAAAGACACTTTGGAAGCCGTATTAA
- a CDS encoding acetyl-CoA hydrolase/transferase family protein, whose product MKIPNKMTADEAVKLIKSNDRVLIQGGSATPQALIKAMVARAPELRNVELVHLHTEGACGYTAPELRESFHTNAFFIGGNVRKMVGNTVDYIPVFLSEIPSLFREGYMKLDVVLVNVSPPDKHGFCSLGVSVDIVISGIEQGKTIIAQINPRMPRTFGDAQIHLKHFDACVEVEEEIYEMNFVEPSEIEKSIGENIAAIIDNGATLQMGIGGIPNAVLKFLHNHKNLGIHTEMFSEGIIDLVEKGVVNGSKKKTNPYKIVSGFAMGTRRLYDFMDNNPEIEMNDIAYVNDTSIIRKNPKVTAINSAIEVDLTGQICADSIGQRMFSGVGGQMDFMRGAALSKGGKPICAITSTTSKGVSKITPALKVGAGVVTTRAHARFIATEYGIAELFGKNLKQRAQALRDIAHPNHREELDKAIFERFGNSLMVK is encoded by the coding sequence ATGAAAATACCAAATAAAATGACAGCTGATGAAGCTGTTAAATTAATCAAATCTAACGATAGAGTTTTAATTCAAGGAGGATCAGCTACACCACAAGCTTTAATAAAAGCGATGGTGGCTAGAGCTCCAGAATTAAGAAATGTTGAACTTGTTCATTTACATACAGAGGGAGCTTGTGGATATACAGCACCAGAATTAAGAGAAAGTTTTCATACAAATGCTTTTTTTATTGGTGGAAACGTTCGTAAAATGGTAGGAAACACGGTAGATTATATTCCTGTTTTTTTAAGTGAAATACCAAGTTTATTCCGTGAAGGATATATGAAATTAGATGTGGTATTGGTAAATGTATCGCCACCAGATAAACATGGTTTTTGCTCTTTAGGGGTTTCTGTTGATATTGTTATTTCTGGTATAGAACAAGGTAAAACAATTATTGCTCAAATTAACCCACGCATGCCTCGTACATTTGGAGATGCTCAAATACATTTAAAACATTTTGATGCTTGTGTTGAAGTTGAAGAAGAAATCTACGAAATGAATTTTGTAGAACCATCTGAAATAGAAAAATCTATTGGAGAAAATATTGCTGCAATTATTGATAATGGAGCAACATTACAAATGGGAATTGGAGGGATTCCAAATGCTGTTTTAAAATTCTTACACAACCATAAAAACCTAGGGATACATACAGAAATGTTTTCCGAAGGAATTATAGATTTAGTTGAAAAAGGCGTGGTAAATGGTTCTAAAAAGAAAACAAATCCATATAAAATAGTCTCAGGTTTTGCTATGGGAACACGTCGTTTATATGATTTTATGGATAACAACCCAGAAATTGAAATGAATGATATTGCATATGTAAATGATACTTCTATCATTCGTAAAAACCCAAAAGTAACAGCAATAAATTCTGCAATTGAAGTAGATTTAACAGGGCAAATTTGTGCAGATTCTATTGGTCAGAGAATGTTTTCTGGAGTTGGTGGTCAAATGGACTTTATGCGTGGAGCTGCTTTATCAAAAGGCGGAAAACCAATATGTGCAATTACATCAACAACATCTAAAGGTGTTTCTAAGATTACTCCAGCGTTAAAAGTAGGAGCAGGAGTTGTTACTACTCGTGCGCATGCTAGGTTTATAGCTACAGAATATGGGATAGCAGAACTATTTGGTAAAAATTTAAAACAAAGAGCACAAGCACTAAGAGATATTGCGCACCCAAATCACAGAGAGGAATTGGACAAAGCTATTTTTGAAAGATTTGGAAATAGTTTAATGGTAAAATAA
- a CDS encoding methylmalonyl-CoA mutase family protein, translated as MSEKNKTLFSDFPSVSTEQWMERVTADLKGADFDRKLVWKNLTGINFQPCYNIENSITQLKNTGQNSQALVNYRSVTACCGKSGNALALKAIKEGINGIIFQMITNVPVEELLNGIDLNEITVSFKLFNNAIPFTKELVAFAKGKNLKGYIDTNLISDYVTTGVFNESLVDVTAELVKLTSDFPNFKAVSISGTEYLDSGANQVQEIAYTLSSLVFLTEKLKEKGILVQDIFNNLNFNLAIGLEYFVEIGKFRAFNNLLAEVAAKYQLADFSNTITAKTSIWSKSITDAETNLLRCTTEAMAAILGNVDGVLIDAYDKEFKSASDFSSRIAGNITTILKEESYFGKVSNPVDGSYYIEEVSSKIAEKALELFKAIEADGGFYINFENEIIQQQIAEIRLKKLKLISQRRTPMVGINKYPNLMEKVPVNVLSSGITDDPKVLIPRRASLEIEAMRRVTEELVASTNVRPIVQLASYGNLTMRKARAAFAYDFIGVSGFDVHQEESFANAEVAATESAKSNSNVVVICSSDEDYNATAVDFVKTFRAIDTDKVLLLAGAPKNMDELTAAGLDGVVNMRTDVLVVLSNIQKKVQKTFKSLEV; from the coding sequence ATGAGCGAGAAAAATAAAACATTGTTTTCAGATTTTCCTTCAGTTTCTACTGAACAGTGGATGGAAAGAGTGACCGCAGATTTAAAAGGTGCTGATTTTGATAGAAAACTAGTATGGAAAAACCTAACTGGTATCAATTTTCAGCCTTGTTATAATATTGAAAACTCAATAACACAGCTAAAGAATACAGGACAGAATTCACAAGCATTAGTAAACTATAGAAGTGTTACTGCTTGCTGTGGGAAATCTGGTAATGCTTTAGCATTAAAAGCAATTAAAGAAGGTATAAATGGTATTATTTTTCAAATGATAACAAATGTACCCGTTGAAGAGCTTTTAAATGGAATAGACTTAAATGAAATTACTGTTTCCTTTAAATTATTTAATAATGCCATCCCTTTTACAAAGGAATTAGTTGCATTTGCAAAAGGTAAAAACTTAAAAGGCTATATCGATACAAACTTAATTTCGGATTATGTAACAACGGGTGTTTTTAACGAAAGTCTAGTTGATGTTACTGCAGAGTTGGTGAAATTGACAAGTGATTTTCCAAATTTTAAAGCAGTTTCTATTTCTGGAACAGAGTATTTAGATTCTGGAGCAAATCAAGTTCAAGAAATTGCATATACATTAAGTTCTCTAGTTTTCTTAACAGAAAAACTGAAAGAAAAAGGAATTTTAGTTCAAGATATTTTTAATAATCTAAACTTCAATCTAGCCATTGGTTTAGAGTATTTTGTAGAGATTGGTAAATTTAGAGCTTTCAATAACTTATTAGCTGAGGTTGCTGCCAAATATCAGCTTGCTGATTTTTCGAATACAATTACAGCTAAAACATCTATTTGGAGTAAGTCAATTACCGATGCAGAAACTAATTTGTTACGTTGTACAACAGAAGCAATGGCTGCAATTTTAGGTAATGTTGACGGTGTTTTAATAGATGCATATGATAAAGAATTTAAAAGTGCTTCTGATTTTTCAAGCAGAATAGCCGGAAACATAACAACAATTTTAAAAGAAGAATCTTACTTTGGTAAAGTTTCAAACCCTGTAGATGGTTCTTATTATATTGAAGAGGTAAGTTCTAAAATTGCAGAAAAAGCTTTAGAACTTTTTAAAGCGATTGAAGCAGACGGTGGTTTTTATATCAATTTTGAAAATGAAATTATTCAACAGCAAATTGCTGAAATTCGACTTAAAAAATTAAAACTAATTAGTCAGCGTAGAACCCCTATGGTTGGGATTAATAAATACCCGAACCTAATGGAAAAAGTTCCTGTAAACGTTCTTTCTTCAGGAATTACAGATGATCCTAAGGTGCTAATTCCAAGAAGAGCTTCTTTAGAAATTGAAGCAATGCGTAGGGTTACAGAAGAGTTAGTGGCAAGTACTAATGTGCGACCAATTGTACAACTCGCAAGTTACGGAAACTTAACGATGCGTAAAGCAAGAGCTGCTTTTGCGTATGATTTTATAGGAGTAAGTGGTTTTGATGTACATCAAGAAGAAAGTTTTGCAAATGCAGAAGTTGCCGCTACAGAAAGCGCGAAATCAAATTCAAATGTAGTTGTTATTTGTAGTTCAGATGAAGATTACAATGCAACCGCTGTCGATTTTGTAAAAACATTTAGAGCAATTGATACAGACAAAGTCTTACTATTAGCTGGTGCTCCAAAAAACATGGATGAATTAACAGCTGCTGGTTTAGATGGTGTTGTAAATATGAGAACAGATGTTCTTGTTGTGCTTTCTAATATTCAGAAAAAAGTTCAAAAAACCTTTAAATCTTTAGAAGTATGA
- a CDS encoding tetratricopeptide repeat protein: MNKMIVRFLLFLIPLLGYSQRAKLYKDLPIKSYYKNGNIRVVRNFNSGKLLGYKTFYRSGAIQSNYVFNSKGHHDSIANFYYPNGKVKTVWKYKNNIVKKRIDYTLKGEVIKGKKDYKRLRECNDYLSHYRNNLKYTFLRAKLNSNLGFYDEALEDFNFILSKLSPSQIKRSAQRSIYHSMAIDYTYTEDYEKALMYGFKALAIQNDNQAVLNNLGWLLLRIKDYDLALTFLDKCHEINPKNYYAFFNKAKIYLEKGNYQKALGFIEKTILDERSHKLSRKNISEEKTIWATRGEIYYRLGRLEEGIIDLQKALEENPANSYAYRCLALIYIDNNQLNKAYITLLKAEEYKYDKIYETNEVKELLSRYYTSK, translated from the coding sequence ATGAATAAAATGATAGTTAGGTTTTTATTATTTTTAATCCCTTTGTTGGGGTATTCTCAAAGAGCAAAATTGTATAAAGATTTACCTATTAAATCTTATTACAAAAATGGAAATATCAGAGTAGTTAGAAATTTTAATTCCGGCAAACTTTTAGGGTATAAAACCTTTTACAGAAGCGGAGCTATACAATCTAATTATGTATTTAATTCAAAAGGACATCATGATAGTATTGCCAATTTCTACTACCCAAACGGTAAAGTTAAAACAGTCTGGAAGTATAAAAATAACATCGTTAAAAAACGTATAGATTATACGTTAAAAGGAGAAGTCATTAAGGGGAAAAAAGATTATAAAAGATTAAGAGAATGCAATGATTATTTATCACATTATAGAAATAATTTAAAATACACATTCTTAAGGGCTAAATTAAATTCAAACCTTGGTTTTTATGACGAAGCTTTAGAAGATTTTAATTTTATTCTATCAAAGTTAAGTCCAAGTCAAATAAAAAGATCTGCACAAAGAAGCATATACCACAGTATGGCTATAGATTACACTTATACAGAAGATTATGAAAAAGCTTTAATGTATGGTTTTAAAGCTTTGGCTATCCAAAACGATAATCAAGCAGTATTAAATAATTTAGGTTGGTTATTATTAAGAATTAAAGACTACGATTTAGCACTTACATTCTTAGATAAATGTCATGAAATTAACCCCAAAAATTATTATGCTTTTTTTAATAAAGCAAAAATATATTTAGAAAAAGGGAACTACCAGAAAGCTTTAGGTTTTATTGAAAAAACCATACTTGATGAAAGAAGTCATAAATTAAGTAGAAAAAACATTTCAGAAGAAAAAACTATTTGGGCCACAAGAGGCGAAATATATTATAGGTTAGGAAGGTTAGAAGAAGGAATTATAGATTTACAAAAAGCTTTAGAAGAAAACCCTGCAAATTCATATGCCTATAGATGTTTAGCTTTAATTTACATAGATAATAATCAGTTAAACAAAGCTTATATTACTTTATTGAAAGCTGAAGAATATAAATATGACAAAATTTATGAGACCAATGAAGTAAAAGAGCTACTTAGTAGGTATTATACCTCTAAATAA